One stretch of Sinomonas terrae DNA includes these proteins:
- a CDS encoding NADPH-dependent FMN reductase, with protein MVRIAIVVGSTRPGRRGRQVADWVLKQAHGLQVAEFEILDLADFELPLLDEPLPPSLGRYEHEHTKVWARAVEPFDGFVFVTGEYNHSVPGALKNALDYIYAEWNNKAAGFVGYGSAGGVRAVENLRLIAGELQMADVRAQVALPFATEFQDYTTFTPSPAAEDQLATMLEQVAAWAGALKPLRE; from the coding sequence ATGGTAAGAATCGCGATCGTAGTGGGAAGCACCCGCCCCGGAAGGCGGGGACGGCAGGTCGCAGACTGGGTGCTCAAACAGGCCCACGGGCTCCAGGTGGCCGAGTTCGAGATCCTCGACCTGGCGGACTTCGAACTCCCGCTCCTGGACGAGCCGCTCCCTCCCTCCCTTGGCAGGTACGAGCACGAGCACACCAAGGTGTGGGCGAGGGCCGTGGAGCCGTTCGACGGGTTCGTCTTCGTCACCGGCGAGTACAACCATTCCGTCCCCGGCGCCCTGAAGAACGCCCTCGACTACATCTATGCCGAGTGGAACAACAAGGCTGCCGGTTTCGTCGGCTACGGAAGCGCCGGCGGGGTCCGCGCGGTGGAGAACCTGCGGCTGATCGCCGGGGAGCTGCAGATGGCCGACGTGCGCGCTCAGGTCGCCCTGCCCTTCGCGACCGAATTCCAGGACTACACCACCTTCACCCCCAGCCCTGCAGCCGAAGACCAGCTCGCCACCATGCTGGAGCAGGTGGCAGCCTGGGCAGGAGCCCTCAAACCCCTTAGGGAATGA
- a CDS encoding flavin-containing monooxygenase, with protein MTGMEPLAPLATAGRRIETAIIGGGQAGLAEAYWLRRAGRECVVFEARKRVGDQWRERYDSLRLFTPAWADGLPGMTFPAPRSSWPTAREVADYLEGYADMIGGSLWAGVRVDSVEMLGDGSFVISTTSGQWHAQNVVVATGSDAAPKIPEVASQLDPGIRQLHSSQYRNPAQLLPGPVLVVGASQSGADLALEAAQAGHETWLSGRHPGELPVNERIAGPFFWFAQNYVLTLKTPIGQKLRPVIRHGGSPLIRTKRADLDRAGVHRTPARTTASIDGRPTLDDGTVLDVANVLWCTGYLPSYAFIHPAVIGPDGYPTETQGVAADVPGLFYLGLVFQRGFYSHLLGGVGRDAKFIAQLISERALSRNTVAA; from the coding sequence ATGACTGGCATGGAGCCGCTCGCGCCGCTCGCCACCGCGGGGCGCCGCATCGAAACAGCGATCATCGGCGGCGGCCAGGCGGGGTTGGCCGAAGCCTACTGGCTCCGTCGAGCAGGTCGGGAATGCGTGGTGTTCGAGGCACGCAAACGCGTCGGCGACCAGTGGCGAGAGCGGTACGACTCCCTGCGGCTGTTCACGCCCGCGTGGGCCGACGGGCTGCCCGGGATGACGTTCCCGGCTCCGAGATCGTCCTGGCCGACAGCACGCGAAGTGGCGGACTACCTCGAGGGGTACGCCGACATGATCGGTGGGTCGCTGTGGGCCGGCGTTCGGGTGGACTCCGTGGAGATGTTGGGTGACGGATCCTTCGTCATCTCCACGACCTCCGGCCAGTGGCATGCGCAGAACGTCGTCGTCGCCACGGGCAGCGACGCCGCCCCCAAGATCCCGGAGGTCGCATCCCAGCTCGATCCCGGCATCCGACAGCTCCACTCAAGCCAGTACCGCAACCCGGCACAGCTCCTCCCCGGACCGGTCCTCGTCGTGGGGGCGAGCCAATCCGGCGCCGACCTGGCGCTCGAAGCCGCCCAGGCAGGGCACGAGACGTGGCTCTCCGGGCGCCACCCCGGCGAGCTGCCCGTGAACGAGCGGATCGCCGGGCCGTTCTTCTGGTTCGCCCAGAACTACGTCCTCACCCTCAAGACACCCATCGGCCAAAAACTGCGGCCCGTGATACGCCACGGCGGCTCACCACTGATCCGAACGAAGCGCGCAGACCTCGACCGGGCGGGCGTCCACCGCACGCCCGCCCGCACAACCGCGTCGATCGACGGGAGGCCGACGCTCGACGACGGGACAGTCCTCGACGTCGCCAACGTCCTCTGGTGCACGGGCTACCTGCCGAGCTATGCCTTCATCCACCCCGCCGTCATCGGACCCGACGGCTATCCCACAGAGACGCAAGGCGTGGCCGCCGACGTTCCGGGTCTTTTCTATCTGGGCCTGGTCTTCCAACGGGGGTTCTACTCGCATCTGCTGGGCGGAGTGGGCCGCGACGCGAAGTTCATCGCCCAGCTGATCAGCGAGCGAGCCCTTTCCCGGAACACAGTCGCCGCCTGA
- a CDS encoding phosphatidylserine decarboxylase family protein: protein MTERDHKQQGGWLPEQDDLEAWLQGHAERTEDSDAETRWHPAVQQFHQLVTSDPTLRMYATNMIEQVPSSKPYQQRHLHSFEQMLSLVNAVLTTAPEFSEGSMITTPMAGILDWTMGTPAGFAFYRDPRVNEGLKDILNAWCAFLDSEESLYVLNESDTGWKSDKAQQVVGMNQFAHDPADPHWGFTSWNDFFTRRFADGERPVAGADDDRVIVSACESTPYKLSTDVQRRDEFWVKSQPYSLEDLLANDPAVDQFVGGTVYQAFLSATNYHRWHSPVSGTVVRAYVQPGTYFSEADSEGADAVEPTTSQGYLAHVASRAIILIEADNPAIGLVAVVPVGMVEVSSCVIGEHVVPGRHLEKGDDLGYFQFGGSTECVIFRPGAVESFALQAIPQTSVSPVQVRSHLATAPGGTADGLGGAVAVQTWAADSAENEVLA, encoded by the coding sequence ATGACAGAACGCGACCACAAGCAGCAAGGCGGATGGCTTCCGGAGCAGGATGACCTCGAGGCGTGGCTGCAAGGGCACGCCGAGCGTACGGAAGACTCCGATGCGGAGACGCGATGGCACCCGGCCGTGCAGCAGTTCCACCAACTCGTGACGTCGGACCCGACCCTCCGCATGTACGCGACGAACATGATCGAGCAGGTGCCCTCGTCGAAGCCGTACCAGCAGCGGCACCTGCACAGCTTCGAGCAGATGCTCTCACTGGTCAATGCTGTCCTGACCACGGCGCCGGAGTTCAGCGAGGGGTCGATGATCACTACCCCGATGGCCGGGATCCTCGACTGGACCATGGGAACGCCGGCCGGTTTCGCGTTCTACCGCGACCCGCGCGTCAACGAAGGCCTCAAAGACATCCTCAACGCCTGGTGCGCCTTCCTCGACAGTGAAGAATCCCTGTACGTGCTGAACGAGTCGGACACCGGGTGGAAGAGCGATAAGGCCCAACAGGTGGTGGGAATGAACCAGTTCGCCCACGACCCAGCTGACCCGCACTGGGGATTCACGTCCTGGAACGACTTCTTCACCCGTCGCTTCGCCGATGGGGAGCGTCCAGTGGCCGGCGCGGACGACGACCGGGTGATCGTCAGTGCCTGCGAGTCAACCCCCTACAAACTCAGCACCGACGTGCAGCGGCGGGACGAGTTCTGGGTCAAGAGCCAGCCCTACTCGCTCGAGGACCTGCTCGCGAACGACCCGGCCGTCGATCAGTTCGTCGGTGGGACCGTCTATCAGGCGTTCCTCAGCGCCACGAACTACCACCGCTGGCACAGCCCGGTCTCGGGCACCGTGGTCCGCGCCTACGTCCAGCCCGGCACGTACTTCTCCGAGGCGGACTCAGAGGGCGCGGACGCCGTGGAACCGACCACTTCACAGGGGTATCTCGCCCACGTGGCCAGCCGCGCCATCATTCTGATTGAGGCGGACAACCCGGCGATCGGACTCGTCGCCGTCGTCCCGGTCGGGATGGTCGAGGTCTCCTCCTGCGTGATCGGCGAACACGTGGTCCCCGGACGCCACCTCGAAAAGGGCGACGATCTCGGCTACTTCCAGTTCGGCGGCTCCACAGAGTGCGTGATCTTCCGGCCCGGAGCCGTCGAGTCCTTCGCACTGCAGGCCATCCCGCAGACCAGCGTGTCCCCCGTGCAGGTCAGGTCGCACCTGGCCACGGCTCCCGGCGGAACAGCTGATGGCCTCGGCGGAGCGGTGGCCGTCCAGACGTGGGCAGCTGACAGTGCCGAGAACGAAGTCCTTGCCTGA
- a CDS encoding S53 family peptidase, whose amino-acid sequence MSEQRNPQAETEPSVPLAGSERPPAPGLASQRPADPSQRIEVTVVLRRRSPLPQPGPDARPMSREDLAADYGAAEDDLRIATETFTRLGAEVLESDPASRRIRLAGTVGQLGKIFGTSIEEATSTAPDGSTTWHRHRTGGLSIPADLDGIVTAVLGLDDRPQTRAQFRVIAPAAAATSYTPPQLGTIYSFPTGTDGTGQTVAILELGGGFAQTDLDAYFAELGLPTPAVTAVGVDGAANQPGQDPQGADGEVLLDIEVVGALAPKAGIVVYFAPNTDAGFLDALVAASHATPAPCAISISWGQSEDAWTAQARTALDQALADAAALGITVTVAAGDRGSSDGASDGKNHADFPASSPHALACGGTRLEADPSTGAISSETVWNDGPSSATGGGYSDVFPAPAWQNPPASGTQAASGRGVPDVSAVADPQTGYRVRVDGSDLVIGGTSAVAPLWAALIARLAQATNRRFGLFQPLLYAQKAGFRDITSGSNGTYQAGPGWDPCTGLGTPEGSALLQAISSSR is encoded by the coding sequence ATGTCCGAGCAGCGCAACCCACAGGCCGAGACGGAACCGAGCGTGCCTCTGGCGGGGTCCGAGCGGCCTCCGGCCCCAGGCCTCGCCTCGCAGCGCCCTGCCGACCCCTCCCAGCGGATCGAGGTCACCGTCGTCCTGCGCCGCCGGAGCCCGCTCCCGCAGCCGGGACCGGACGCCAGGCCGATGAGCCGCGAAGACCTGGCCGCGGACTACGGCGCCGCCGAGGATGACCTGCGGATCGCGACAGAGACCTTCACCCGACTCGGCGCAGAGGTCCTCGAGTCCGACCCTGCCTCCCGGCGCATCAGGCTTGCCGGAACCGTGGGACAGCTCGGCAAGATCTTCGGCACGAGCATCGAGGAAGCGACCAGCACTGCGCCCGACGGGTCCACCACATGGCACAGGCACCGCACCGGGGGCCTGAGCATCCCGGCCGACCTCGACGGGATCGTCACAGCGGTCCTAGGCCTCGACGACCGCCCCCAGACCCGCGCACAGTTCCGCGTCATCGCGCCCGCAGCGGCGGCCACGAGCTACACCCCGCCCCAGCTCGGCACGATCTACAGCTTCCCCACCGGCACGGACGGGACCGGGCAGACCGTGGCCATCCTCGAACTCGGCGGCGGTTTCGCCCAGACAGACCTGGATGCCTACTTCGCCGAACTCGGCCTCCCCACCCCGGCGGTCACGGCAGTCGGCGTCGACGGCGCCGCGAACCAGCCGGGCCAGGATCCCCAGGGCGCCGACGGCGAGGTGCTCCTGGACATCGAGGTCGTCGGGGCCCTCGCCCCCAAGGCCGGCATCGTCGTCTACTTCGCCCCGAACACCGACGCGGGCTTCCTCGACGCGCTCGTCGCTGCTTCGCACGCCACGCCTGCCCCCTGCGCGATCAGCATCAGCTGGGGCCAGAGCGAAGACGCCTGGACGGCCCAGGCACGCACCGCGCTGGACCAGGCACTGGCCGACGCCGCGGCCCTCGGCATCACCGTGACGGTCGCCGCGGGCGATCGAGGCAGCAGCGACGGCGCCTCCGACGGCAAGAACCACGCCGACTTCCCCGCCTCGAGCCCCCACGCCCTCGCCTGCGGGGGAACGCGTCTGGAAGCCGACCCCTCCACCGGCGCGATCTCCTCGGAGACAGTCTGGAACGACGGGCCCAGCTCCGCGACCGGGGGCGGGTACAGCGACGTGTTCCCCGCCCCCGCATGGCAGAACCCGCCCGCCTCGGGAACGCAGGCGGCCAGCGGACGCGGCGTCCCGGACGTGAGCGCCGTCGCCGATCCGCAGACCGGCTACCGGGTCCGGGTCGACGGCAGCGACCTCGTCATCGGAGGCACCAGCGCGGTGGCGCCGCTTTGGGCTGCCCTGATCGCCAGGCTAGCGCAGGCCACGAACCGGCGGTTCGGACTCTTCCAACCCCTGCTCTACGCCCAGAAGGCAGGCTTCCGGGACATCACCAGCGGGAGCAACGGCACCTACCAAGCCGGGCCCGGCTGGGACCCCTGCACCGGCCTGGGCACTCCCGAGGGCAGCGCCCTGCTCCAGGCAATCTCATCTTCCCGCTGA
- a CDS encoding SRPBCC family protein, which produces MPTIEESVVIAAPPERVYDYLLDPASFAQFSGSIIYAELEGEGPVRTGSRIRGATKVLGRTVEWVVEYTDLDRPNKLATRSVEGRIELSTAYMMAPQGEGTHLTYRLETAAGLGGMFGKLADALVNKVYERQVRADLATLAEILTEH; this is translated from the coding sequence ATGCCCACCATCGAAGAGTCCGTCGTCATCGCCGCGCCACCGGAGCGCGTGTATGACTACCTGCTCGACCCGGCCAGCTTCGCGCAGTTCAGCGGAAGCATCATCTACGCCGAGCTCGAAGGCGAGGGGCCCGTCCGGACCGGATCCCGTATCAGGGGAGCGACCAAGGTGCTCGGGCGCACCGTCGAATGGGTGGTCGAGTACACCGACCTCGACCGGCCCAACAAGCTGGCGACCCGCTCCGTGGAGGGCCGGATCGAGCTGTCCACCGCGTACATGATGGCGCCCCAGGGCGAGGGGACCCACCTGACCTACCGCCTCGAGACAGCGGCCGGGCTCGGCGGCATGTTCGGCAAGCTCGCCGACGCCCTCGTGAACAAGGTCTACGAGCGCCAGGTCCGCGCTGATCTCGCCACCCTCGCCGAGATCCTCACGGAGCACTGA
- a CDS encoding helix-turn-helix transcriptional regulator: MPHARTDDGRKLYDAQAWAAALEAFAQADRETPLPSADLMPFGFCAFLLGHEEQSIDLLGRAFRGFLGAGDGAAAARAAFWLAFVHESHGDPARAEAWGRRLAEIVEDAGLGAERALVCSGLGHVALASSDPEVIRHALDLSREAIELARPVGDTDTSVLSRLSAGWALLRLGSIDEGLAELDDAMAVVTSGEVQTPIVTGAAYCSVISASLRTADVARAREWTTAASDWCSRNPELVPFRGECLVHRSVVKMLDGDWPGALAEATRASERLHPADVGLARYQMGELHRLTGRFTEAENAYRLANSAGRRPEPGLMLLRLAQGRAEAAEVSARRLERELASNAERAEFLPAYVEVMAAVGEAGLAQAAADELADMANAAHGPVPSARALTAAGIARFAAGEALGAASSLREASLRWHDLGMPYLEAKARASLGRCYAALGDDDAAALEIEAARGAFERLGAGPDLAAILGHLPSSSGPLTPREVEVVRLVAKGLTNRGVAEELVLSEKTVARHLANIYTKLGIASRTAATAYAYDHHLL; encoded by the coding sequence ATGCCCCACGCCCGGACCGATGACGGTCGGAAGCTCTACGACGCCCAAGCTTGGGCGGCGGCGCTTGAGGCGTTCGCCCAAGCCGACCGCGAGACACCACTGCCCTCTGCCGACCTGATGCCCTTCGGCTTCTGCGCTTTCCTGCTCGGACACGAAGAGCAGTCGATCGACCTGCTCGGGCGTGCGTTCCGGGGATTCCTTGGCGCCGGGGACGGGGCCGCCGCCGCTCGGGCCGCGTTCTGGCTCGCGTTCGTCCATGAGTCGCACGGAGATCCTGCTCGTGCCGAAGCGTGGGGCCGGCGGCTTGCAGAAATCGTCGAGGACGCTGGTCTGGGCGCAGAGCGAGCCCTGGTCTGCTCGGGGCTCGGCCATGTCGCCCTTGCGTCCTCGGATCCCGAGGTCATCCGTCATGCGCTCGATCTCTCCCGGGAGGCCATCGAGCTCGCCCGACCGGTCGGGGACACCGACACCTCTGTCCTGTCCCGGCTGAGCGCAGGTTGGGCCCTTCTACGGCTTGGGAGCATTGACGAGGGCCTCGCCGAGCTGGACGATGCGATGGCTGTGGTGACCTCCGGCGAGGTCCAGACCCCGATCGTCACCGGGGCCGCCTACTGCTCGGTCATCTCGGCCTCGCTGCGCACGGCCGACGTCGCCCGTGCCCGGGAATGGACGACGGCTGCCTCGGACTGGTGCTCCCGCAACCCCGAGCTGGTGCCATTCCGCGGCGAATGCCTCGTGCACCGGTCGGTGGTCAAGATGCTCGACGGCGACTGGCCCGGCGCGCTGGCCGAGGCGACACGGGCCAGCGAGCGGCTCCATCCCGCCGATGTGGGCCTTGCCAGATACCAGATGGGCGAACTGCACCGTCTCACGGGCCGGTTCACCGAAGCCGAGAACGCCTACCGCCTCGCCAATTCGGCAGGACGCCGCCCGGAACCCGGCCTCATGCTCCTGCGCCTCGCGCAGGGTCGGGCCGAGGCGGCCGAAGTGTCGGCGCGGCGCCTCGAGCGCGAGCTCGCCTCCAACGCGGAACGGGCCGAATTCCTCCCCGCCTACGTCGAGGTCATGGCCGCAGTAGGCGAGGCTGGACTCGCGCAGGCCGCAGCGGACGAGCTGGCGGACATGGCCAACGCTGCTCATGGCCCCGTCCCCTCGGCCCGGGCCCTCACTGCCGCGGGCATCGCACGCTTCGCCGCTGGGGAAGCCCTGGGCGCGGCCTCGAGCCTCCGCGAGGCGTCCCTTCGCTGGCATGACCTCGGTATGCCGTACCTCGAGGCCAAGGCGCGGGCTTCGCTCGGAAGGTGCTACGCCGCACTTGGCGACGACGATGCGGCCGCTCTCGAGATCGAGGCCGCTCGCGGAGCCTTCGAACGGCTGGGGGCGGGCCCAGACCTCGCAGCCATCCTGGGCCACCTGCCCTCCTCGTCCGGACCGCTCACCCCACGCGAGGTCGAAGTGGTGCGCCTCGTGGCAAAGGGGCTGACCAATCGCGGCGTGGCCGAGGAGCTCGTACTGAGCGAGAAGACCGTTGCCCGGCACTTGGCCAACATCTACACCAAGCTCGGCATCGCCTCTCGCACGGCGGCCACCGCCTACGCCTACGACCACCACCTGCTCTGA
- a CDS encoding histidine phosphatase family protein — MKDASANRESGDDGEGLTGAVQEAGAVELLLVRHGESEGNVAATEAREAGAEVIDVPARDADVDLSGTGRDQAKALGTALARIPAGLRPDAVVSSPYARARQTAEIAAETAGWPLRVRTDERLRDRELGILDRLTRLGVQNRYPEESERREWLGKLYYRPPGGESWADVALRLRSVLAELNSLGMGHRVMLVCHDAVIMLFRYVLEGLSEAELLDLAEREVILNASLTRFVRPTGMGPWTLESFNVADHLAEQGVAVTEHGGETDARPR; from the coding sequence TTGAAGGACGCTTCAGCGAACAGGGAATCGGGGGACGACGGCGAGGGCCTCACGGGGGCCGTCCAGGAGGCCGGGGCGGTGGAGCTGCTGCTGGTCCGGCACGGTGAGAGCGAAGGCAACGTCGCGGCCACGGAAGCGCGTGAGGCCGGCGCGGAGGTCATCGACGTTCCCGCACGGGACGCGGACGTCGACCTGTCCGGGACAGGCCGGGACCAGGCCAAGGCACTGGGCACCGCGCTGGCCCGGATCCCCGCGGGGCTCCGCCCGGACGCGGTGGTGTCCTCCCCCTACGCCAGAGCCCGCCAAACGGCCGAGATCGCGGCGGAGACAGCAGGGTGGCCCCTACGGGTGCGCACCGACGAGCGGCTGCGCGACCGCGAGCTCGGCATCTTAGACCGGCTGACCCGGTTGGGCGTGCAGAACCGCTACCCCGAGGAGTCCGAGCGCCGGGAGTGGCTGGGCAAGCTCTACTACCGTCCGCCGGGAGGGGAGTCTTGGGCGGACGTGGCACTTCGGCTGCGGTCCGTCCTAGCAGAGCTGAACAGCCTGGGCATGGGGCACCGGGTGATGCTGGTGTGTCACGACGCGGTGATCATGCTGTTCCGATACGTGCTCGAAGGCCTCAGCGAAGCGGAACTGCTGGACCTGGCAGAAAGGGAAGTCATCCTCAACGCCTCGCTCACCCGGTTCGTCCGCCCCACAGGCATGGGCCCTTGGACCCTGGAGAGCTTCAACGTCGCCGATCATCTGGCCGAGCAGGGCGTCGCGGTCACCGAGCACGGCGGAGAAACCGATGCCCGGCCGCGGTGA
- a CDS encoding NAD(P)H-hydrate dehydratase, which yields MPGRGDSIGPALVTPSLLRQWPLPAPGRDKYSRGSVLVVGGARATPGAALLAGITALRAGAGRLTLAVAESAAVQLGVALPECGSIGLPETVDGSVRPELERISSYLDQADTVLVGPGLDDLDLAGQLLAALLEREAPPGSRTDRWGGPAVVLDAYALAALVTLEDRLDPWRGRLILTPNPTEAALLLGRDVDDLEEDLAEISDRFDAVVSCQGLIAQPAGLDPEEPRLWKITTGHGGLGTSGSGDVLAGAIAGLRARGTSSAQAACWGTHLHAAAADRLASRLGPLGFLARELADELPALMLEYNA from the coding sequence ATGCCCGGCCGCGGTGATTCCATCGGCCCCGCCCTGGTGACGCCCTCACTCCTGCGGCAGTGGCCTCTGCCGGCGCCGGGCCGGGACAAGTACTCGCGCGGGTCGGTGCTGGTGGTCGGCGGGGCCCGGGCCACCCCCGGTGCCGCCCTGCTGGCAGGTATAACAGCCCTGCGCGCCGGGGCCGGGAGGCTCACACTGGCCGTGGCCGAATCGGCGGCCGTGCAGCTGGGGGTGGCGTTGCCCGAGTGCGGTTCGATCGGCCTGCCGGAAACCGTGGACGGCTCGGTCAGGCCCGAGCTAGAGCGGATCTCCTCCTACCTGGACCAAGCAGACACTGTCCTGGTGGGGCCTGGGCTCGACGATCTCGACCTTGCCGGGCAGCTGCTGGCCGCGCTGCTCGAACGCGAGGCGCCCCCTGGTAGCCGGACTGACCGCTGGGGAGGGCCCGCCGTCGTCCTCGACGCTTACGCCCTGGCCGCCTTAGTGACGCTGGAGGACCGGCTGGACCCCTGGCGCGGGCGGCTGATCCTGACCCCGAATCCCACCGAGGCCGCGCTCCTGCTGGGCCGGGACGTGGACGACCTCGAAGAGGACCTCGCCGAGATCTCCGACAGGTTCGACGCCGTGGTCAGCTGCCAGGGGCTGATCGCCCAGCCCGCCGGACTGGATCCGGAGGAGCCGAGACTGTGGAAGATCACCACGGGGCACGGCGGCCTGGGCACCTCGGGCAGCGGGGACGTCCTGGCTGGCGCGATCGCCGGGCTCCGCGCCCGGGGAACCAGCAGCGCGCAGGCGGCCTGCTGGGGCACGCACCTGCACGCAGCCGCGGCCGACCGGCTGGCCAGCAGGCTCGGCCCGCTCGGGTTCCTCGCTCGCGAACTCGCCGACGAACTGCCGGCCCTGATGCTCGAATACAACGCCTGA
- a CDS encoding SPW repeat protein, with protein MPSRLRIGVFRTLGVPLQPRLEVILLRKPSALLLVVAFCHGPQFPSIPEDTRDPPRQPGIPWLEYARCALGVLLFISPWIGAYYDHTGAAWTSWITGTIAAVATAAPTAPRPSLKGGSAGPSSAAYRHTLNARRSGSRLANE; from the coding sequence GTGCCATCGCGTCTCCGCATCGGAGTCTTCCGTACGCTCGGCGTGCCCTTGCAGCCACGCCTCGAGGTCATCCTGCTCCGGAAGCCATCCGCCTTGCTGCTTGTGGTCGCGTTCTGTCATGGTCCCCAGTTCCCCAGTATTCCTGAAGACACACGTGACCCACCCAGGCAGCCCGGCATTCCATGGCTCGAGTACGCCCGGTGCGCCCTCGGCGTCCTTCTGTTCATCTCCCCGTGGATCGGCGCCTACTACGACCACACGGGGGCAGCCTGGACGTCCTGGATCACCGGGACCATCGCAGCCGTCGCCACCGCGGCGCCCACCGCGCCGCGGCCATCCCTGAAGGGGGGCTCCGCCGGGCCGTCTTCCGCCGCATACCGTCACACGCTGAATGCCCGGCGCAGCGGGTCTAGGCTCGCAAATGAGTGA
- the gvpJ gene encoding gas vesicle protein GvpJ, with the protein MTAPSSQSYGGYLDRPHSSSLADVLNVILDKGLVIDAYVSVSLLGISVLTVDARIVVASVDTYLRFAEATNRLDLQQHRDVTLPDVMKKGAEKTAETLAHKVAKDRTEDAIETVKEAVTNIKDTVKEAILGSEEPDEED; encoded by the coding sequence ATGACCGCCCCCTCCTCCCAGTCGTACGGCGGCTACCTCGACCGCCCCCACTCGAGCTCCCTGGCCGACGTGCTGAACGTCATCCTCGACAAGGGGCTCGTGATCGACGCCTACGTCAGCGTGTCCCTCCTGGGCATCTCGGTCCTGACGGTGGACGCCCGCATCGTGGTGGCCAGCGTCGACACCTACCTGCGCTTCGCCGAGGCCACGAACCGGCTGGACCTCCAACAGCACCGAGACGTCACCCTGCCAGACGTGATGAAGAAGGGGGCCGAGAAGACCGCCGAGACCCTCGCACACAAGGTCGCCAAGGACAGGACCGAGGACGCGATCGAGACCGTCAAGGAGGCGGTCACGAACATCAAGGACACCGTCAAGGAGGCAATCCTCGGCAGCGAGGAGCCCGACGAGGAGGACTGA
- a CDS encoding 5'-3' exonuclease produces MTERLMLLDTASLYFRAFHGVPETIRREDGTPVNAIRGLLDMIARLTVDFGATHLVACWDDDWRPRWRVDLIPSYKAHRVERHVPDGPDVETVPAGLVAQIPLIRHVLGLAGIAVVGAPEHEADDVIGTYAARAELPADVVTGDRDLFQVVDDARGVRVVYTARGMKNLETVTDAVVVGKYRVLPEQYADYAVLRGDASDGLPGVAGIGEKSAAALLGRFGTLEGLLAAAEDSDSGLSAPMRAKLAAAAVYLKVAPTVVKVARDLDLPTLDAAGARLRAVDAGPRLELERLVSAWNLGGSVKRLLAALDRHG; encoded by the coding sequence ATGACCGAGCGCCTCATGCTCCTCGACACCGCTTCCCTCTACTTCCGCGCCTTCCACGGCGTGCCCGAGACGATCCGGCGCGAGGACGGGACGCCGGTCAATGCCATCCGCGGCCTGCTGGACATGATTGCCCGGCTCACCGTGGACTTCGGCGCCACCCACCTCGTCGCATGCTGGGACGACGACTGGCGCCCGCGCTGGCGCGTCGACCTCATCCCCTCGTACAAGGCCCACCGCGTCGAGCGGCACGTCCCGGACGGCCCCGACGTCGAGACCGTCCCTGCCGGCCTTGTCGCGCAGATCCCCCTGATCCGCCACGTGCTGGGCCTCGCCGGGATCGCCGTCGTCGGCGCCCCTGAGCACGAGGCGGACGACGTCATCGGCACCTACGCCGCCCGCGCCGAGCTGCCCGCAGATGTCGTGACCGGCGACCGCGACCTCTTCCAGGTCGTCGACGACGCCCGCGGGGTCCGCGTCGTCTATACCGCCCGGGGCATGAAGAACCTCGAGACCGTGACCGACGCCGTGGTGGTGGGCAAGTACCGCGTGCTGCCCGAGCAGTACGCGGACTACGCCGTCCTCCGCGGCGATGCCTCGGACGGGCTGCCCGGCGTGGCGGGCATCGGCGAGAAGTCCGCCGCGGCCCTGCTCGGGCGGTTCGGCACGCTCGAGGGGCTCCTAGCGGCGGCCGAGGACTCCGACAGTGGGCTGTCGGCCCCGATGCGCGCCAAGCTCGCCGCAGCCGCCGTCTACCTTAAGGTGGCACCCACGGTGGTGAAAGTCGCCCGCGACCTCGACCTCCCCACCCTCGACGCCGCCGGGGCACGCCTCCGCGCGGTCGACGCCGGCCCCCGCCTAGAGCTCGAACGGCTCGTCTCGGCGTGGAACCTCGGCGGATCGGTCAAGCGCCTGCTCGCAGCGCTCGACCGGCACGGGTAA
- the gvpJ gene encoding gas vesicle protein GvpJ, which produces MTVSQYQPRAGYLERPQSSSLAEVLNVILDKGLVIDAYVRLSLVGIEVLTVDLRAVMASIDTYLRFAEAAGRLEIDSRGGRGLPEMLDSRRDDGDGSSERRSREQHRDGPQPERSRPREAGARRREG; this is translated from the coding sequence ATGACAGTGAGCCAGTACCAGCCGCGCGCAGGCTACCTTGAGCGCCCCCAATCGAGCTCCCTCGCCGAGGTCCTCAACGTCATCCTCGACAAGGGGCTCGTGATCGACGCCTATGTGAGGCTCTCCCTCGTGGGCATCGAGGTCCTCACCGTCGACTTGCGTGCCGTGATGGCGAGCATCGACACCTACCTGCGCTTCGCCGAAGCCGCCGGGCGCCTCGAAATCGATTCCCGCGGCGGCCGCGGGCTGCCGGAGATGCTCGACAGCAGAAGGGACGACGGCGACGGCTCCAGCGAGCGGCGCAGCCGGGAGCAGCACCGGGATGGCCCGCAGCCCGAGCGGAGCCGACCGCGGGAGGCAGGGGCACGGCGGAGAGAGGGATGA